In the genome of Pseudomonas sp. LBUM920, one region contains:
- a CDS encoding TolC family outer membrane protein — MRLHLFKAIPFVLAASFVQAQTLPQAMQQALDVHPEIQAGVNSRIAADYQLRAAQGGYLPRVDLNAGYGREGTDDSNTRAASGPNGNQWDTHNRGESSLRLQQMIFDGFATSSEVGRQQANVNSRAYSLLGTSERTGLTVAQVYLDVLTRREFVRLAEENLRNHERIYDQIKLRTQRGVGNGADQDQAEARLAQARNNLITEQTNLADSQVNYLSAVGQMPDQLERPAPFVAMLPADFNEARRQMLDNSPVLRSAESDISAAESQYEAAKSTFYPRFDAELGTNADNNVGGDAGHSNGWEAMVRMRFNLFAGGSNKADLQSKSYQANQALDIRNNALRQLNEELGLAWNALNNANAQLPVAQQYVDHSTRVRTSYQQQFSLGQRTLLDLLDSENELFTASRRLEEIKNIQLFTQYRIKATMGELLKSQGVVAPMASVVQNDVKPKVQLPGMN, encoded by the coding sequence ATGCGTTTGCACCTGTTCAAGGCAATACCGTTCGTACTCGCCGCCAGTTTTGTACAAGCCCAAACATTGCCCCAGGCCATGCAACAGGCCTTAGACGTGCACCCGGAAATTCAAGCCGGCGTGAACAGCCGTATCGCCGCCGATTACCAACTGCGCGCTGCACAAGGTGGTTACTTGCCTCGTGTAGACCTGAACGCCGGTTATGGTCGTGAAGGCACCGACGATTCCAACACGCGCGCCGCCAGCGGCCCGAACGGCAACCAGTGGGACACCCACAACCGCGGCGAATCGAGCCTGCGTCTGCAACAGATGATTTTTGACGGTTTCGCCACCTCCAGCGAAGTCGGGCGCCAACAAGCCAACGTCAATTCCCGCGCGTACTCCCTGCTGGGTACTTCCGAGCGCACCGGGTTGACCGTCGCCCAGGTGTACCTGGATGTGCTGACACGCCGTGAGTTCGTGCGCCTGGCTGAAGAAAACCTGCGCAACCACGAACGCATTTACGACCAGATCAAACTGCGCACCCAGCGCGGCGTCGGTAACGGTGCCGACCAGGACCAAGCCGAAGCGCGTCTGGCCCAGGCCCGCAACAACCTGATCACCGAGCAAACCAACCTGGCCGACTCCCAGGTCAATTACCTCAGCGCCGTCGGCCAGATGCCCGACCAGCTCGAGCGCCCGGCGCCGTTTGTAGCCATGCTGCCGGCTGACTTCAACGAAGCACGCCGCCAGATGCTCGACAACAGCCCGGTCCTGCGTTCGGCCGAGTCGGATATCTCCGCCGCCGAAAGTCAGTACGAAGCTGCCAAGTCCACCTTCTACCCGCGCTTTGATGCAGAGCTGGGCACGAATGCCGACAACAACGTCGGCGGCGATGCCGGCCACAGCAACGGTTGGGAAGCCATGGTGCGCATGCGCTTCAACCTGTTCGCCGGTGGCAGCAACAAGGCCGACCTGCAATCGAAGTCCTACCAGGCCAACCAGGCACTGGATATCCGCAATAACGCCCTGCGCCAACTCAACGAAGAACTGGGCCTGGCCTGGAACGCCCTGAACAACGCCAACGCGCAATTGCCGGTAGCCCAGCAGTACGTGGATCACAGCACCCGCGTGCGCACCTCTTACCAGCAGCAGTTCAGCCTGGGCCAACGTACGCTGCTCGACTTGCTCGACAGCGAGAACGAATTGTTCACCGCTTCGCGTCGTTTGGAAGAGATCAAGAACATTCAGTTATTTACTCAATATCGAATCAAGGCGACCATGGGCGAATTGCTCAAAAGCCAGGGCGTGGTCGCACCGATGGCCTCCGTCGTACAGAACGACGTGAAGCCAAAAGTCCAACTGCCTGGGATGAATTGA
- a CDS encoding ABC transporter ATP-binding protein produces the protein MNAPLQGHAASNLNTAQPLLAVDHVSLEYRTPERVVRATHQVSFEIDPADRYVLLGPSGCGKSTLLKSIAGFIKPCEGEIRLLGQKVEHPGPDRIVVFQEFDQLPPWKTVIQNVMFPLLASKTLKRREAQERALYYLEKVGLSAFADAYPHTLSGGMKARVAIARALAMQPKILLMDEPFAALDALTRRKMQEELLLLWEEVRFTLLFVTHSIEEALVVGNRILLLSPHPGRVRAEIHSHQYDLHSLGGVEFQASARRIHRLLFDEAPEAERELGFADIRIAY, from the coding sequence ATGAACGCGCCCCTGCAAGGCCACGCGGCCAGCAACCTGAACACCGCCCAGCCGCTGTTGGCGGTGGACCACGTCAGCCTCGAATACCGCACCCCCGAGCGCGTGGTGCGGGCCACCCATCAGGTCAGTTTCGAGATCGACCCGGCTGATCGCTACGTGCTGCTCGGCCCTTCGGGCTGTGGCAAATCCACCTTGCTCAAGTCCATCGCCGGGTTTATCAAACCCTGTGAAGGCGAGATTCGCCTGCTCGGGCAAAAGGTCGAACACCCCGGCCCGGACCGCATCGTGGTGTTTCAGGAATTCGACCAGTTGCCGCCGTGGAAAACCGTCATTCAGAACGTGATGTTCCCGCTGCTGGCGTCCAAAACCTTAAAGCGTCGCGAAGCCCAAGAGCGAGCGCTGTACTACCTCGAAAAAGTCGGCCTCAGCGCTTTTGCCGATGCCTACCCGCACACCTTGTCTGGCGGTATGAAAGCGCGTGTGGCGATCGCTCGCGCCCTGGCCATGCAGCCAAAAATCCTGCTGATGGATGAACCCTTCGCCGCCCTCGACGCCTTGACCCGACGCAAGATGCAGGAAGAACTGCTGCTGCTCTGGGAAGAGGTGCGCTTCACGCTGTTGTTCGTCACCCATTCCATCGAAGAAGCCTTGGTGGTGGGAAATCGCATCCTGTTGCTGTCGCCGCATCCGGGGCGCGTGCGGGCGGAAATCCATAGCCATCAATACGACCTGCACAGCCTTGGCGGTGTGGAATTCCAGGCGTCGGCGCGGCGCATTCATCGCCTGCTGTTCGATGAAGCGCCCGAGGCCGAACGTGAGTTGGGTTTCGCCGATATCCGCATCGCTTACTAA
- a CDS encoding HlyD family type I secretion periplasmic adaptor subunit — MLLNSIKSAVGRYFKGSDSLQGQPLPEVNKALIEDAPRVIRLTIWAIIAFFVFLVVWAGFSSIDEVTRGDGKAIPSSKLQKIQNLEGGIVSELFVKEGQIVEAGAPLIRLDDTRFVSNAGETEALRLAMQLRVERLSAQVDDRPLNIPDDVLKAAPSQAANERSLYESRRQQLKDEVGGLQEQLVQRQQELREFTSKQGQYRSQLSLQRQEINMSEPLVAQGAVSPVEVLRLKRAEMETRGQLDATTLAIPRAESAIKEVQRKIDETRGKFRSEALTQLNEARTELNKAESTGRALEDRVSRTLVTSPVRGIVKQLLVNTVGGVIQPGSDMVEIVPLNDTLLVEAKIRPQDIAFLHPGQEAIVKFTAYDYTIYGGLKAKLERIGADTITDEDKKTTYYMITLRTDRSHLGTDEKPLLIIPGMVASVDIITGKKSILSYLLKPIIKARAEALHER, encoded by the coding sequence GTGTTGCTTAACTCCATCAAAAGCGCGGTCGGCCGCTACTTCAAGGGCTCCGATTCGTTGCAGGGCCAGCCGCTGCCTGAGGTCAACAAGGCACTGATCGAAGATGCGCCGCGGGTCATCCGCCTGACCATTTGGGCGATCATTGCGTTCTTCGTATTTTTGGTCGTGTGGGCGGGCTTCTCCAGCATCGACGAAGTCACCCGCGGCGACGGCAAGGCGATTCCGTCGTCCAAGCTGCAAAAAATCCAGAACCTGGAAGGCGGCATCGTCTCCGAGCTGTTCGTCAAGGAAGGCCAGATCGTCGAAGCCGGCGCGCCGCTGATTCGCCTCGACGACACGCGATTTGTCTCCAACGCCGGCGAAACCGAAGCCTTGCGCCTGGCCATGCAACTGCGCGTCGAGCGCCTGAGCGCGCAGGTGGATGACCGCCCGCTGAACATTCCCGACGACGTGCTCAAGGCCGCGCCAAGCCAGGCGGCCAACGAGCGCTCGCTGTATGAAAGCCGCCGTCAGCAGTTGAAAGACGAAGTCGGCGGTTTGCAGGAGCAATTGGTGCAGCGTCAACAGGAACTGCGCGAGTTCACCTCCAAACAAGGCCAGTACCGCAGCCAGTTGTCCCTGCAGCGTCAGGAAATCAACATGTCCGAGCCGTTGGTGGCCCAGGGTGCGGTGTCGCCGGTGGAAGTGCTACGCCTCAAGCGCGCCGAGATGGAAACCCGCGGGCAGCTGGACGCTACCACCCTGGCGATTCCCCGTGCCGAATCAGCTATCAAGGAAGTGCAGCGCAAGATCGACGAAACCCGGGGCAAATTCCGCAGTGAAGCGCTGACCCAACTCAACGAAGCGCGCACCGAACTGAACAAGGCTGAGTCCACTGGCCGCGCCCTCGAAGACCGCGTCAGCCGCACGCTGGTCACCTCGCCGGTGCGCGGTATCGTCAAACAGCTGCTGGTCAACACCGTCGGTGGCGTGATCCAGCCGGGCAGCGACATGGTCGAAATCGTGCCGCTTAACGACACCTTGCTGGTGGAAGCCAAGATCCGCCCGCAAGACATCGCGTTCCTGCACCCTGGGCAAGAAGCGATCGTCAAATTCACCGCCTATGACTACACCATCTATGGCGGGCTGAAGGCCAAGCTCGAACGCATCGGTGCTGACACCATCACCGACGAAGACAAGAAAACCACCTACTACATGATCACCTTGCGCACCGACCGCAGCCATTTGGGCACCGATGAGAAGCCGCTGCTGATCATCCCCGGCATGGTGGCCTCGGTGGACATCATCACAGGCAAGAAAAGCATCCTGAGCTACCTGCTCAAGCCGATCATCAAGGCGCGGGCCGAGGCGTTGCACGAGCGCTGA
- a CDS encoding TauD/TfdA family dioxygenase codes for MSATSTVPTATVTAQTFEIRPFPGSVGAEIVGLDVSRPVNDQDFARIHRAHLDHHVVVFRDQRITPEQQIAFSRRFGVLQIHVLKQFLLANHPEILIVSNIIENGQSIGLGDAGKFWHSDLSYKELPSLGSMLHAQELPSEGGDTLFADMHKAWDQLPEPLRKAVEGRSAAHSYTARYSETKFEGNWRPTLTPEQLAQVAEVVHPIVRTHPENGRKALFVSEGFTTRIVGLPEDESRDLLAQLYAHSVLPHNIYRHQWQPHDLVFWDNRSLIHLAAGCPSHLRRKLFRTTIQGDAPF; via the coding sequence ATGTCCGCCACCTCTACTGTTCCAACAGCGACCGTAACCGCCCAAACCTTCGAGATCCGGCCATTCCCCGGCAGCGTTGGCGCCGAGATCGTCGGCCTGGATGTGTCTCGCCCGGTTAACGACCAGGACTTCGCGCGCATCCACCGCGCGCACCTGGATCACCACGTCGTGGTGTTCCGCGATCAACGCATTACCCCCGAACAACAGATCGCCTTCAGCCGCCGCTTCGGTGTGCTGCAGATCCACGTGCTCAAACAGTTCCTGCTGGCCAACCACCCGGAAATCCTGATCGTCTCCAACATCATCGAAAACGGCCAATCCATCGGCCTGGGTGACGCGGGCAAGTTCTGGCACTCGGACCTGTCTTATAAAGAGCTGCCAAGCCTGGGCTCAATGCTGCACGCCCAGGAGCTGCCCTCCGAAGGCGGCGACACGCTGTTTGCCGACATGCACAAAGCCTGGGACCAATTGCCCGAGCCCCTGCGCAAAGCGGTGGAGGGCCGCAGCGCCGCGCATTCCTACACCGCGCGCTACAGCGAAACCAAATTCGAAGGCAACTGGCGGCCAACCCTGACGCCTGAGCAACTGGCCCAAGTGGCCGAAGTGGTGCACCCGATCGTGCGTACTCATCCGGAAAACGGCCGCAAGGCGCTGTTCGTCAGCGAAGGTTTCACCACCCGCATCGTCGGCCTGCCCGAGGATGAAAGCCGCGACCTGCTGGCCCAGCTCTACGCCCACAGCGTGCTGCCGCACAACATCTACCGCCACCAGTGGCAGCCCCACGACCTGGTGTTCTGGGACAACCGCTCGCTGATCCACCTGGCCGCCGGTTGCCCGAGCCACCTGCGCCGCAAGCTGTTTCGCACCACCATTCAGGGCGATGCGCCTTTCTAA
- a CDS encoding type I secretion system permease/ATPase translates to MESEVSRVHLSHDPRTLHDDPLLDGLLALCALHQKPASAAMLTTGLPLPSQRLSAELLPRAAARAGLQGRVLQRKLEQIPTIALPALLLLKDGRSTVLVGWQGEDEARILLSESDGGEVLIKRELLVDDYIGKVFFAQPQHKFDVNHGTLIPRARSWFRDTLKRSRWLYTDAIAASFLINIIAMAAPLFVMNVYDRVVPNQATSTLWVLAVGIGGAYLFDLVLKSLRSLCLDLAGKKTDLIISATLFERIVGMSMKYRPARVGSFAQNIHEFQSLRDFLASLTLTSLIDLPFTLLIFLVIAILGGHLVWIPVLAFPIALGIGYALQKPLVATMERTMALAAERQSSLIETLAGLDAVKVNNAESERQYGWEQTIGTLSRLELRVKLLSGLSMNMTLLIQQLAGVIMIVFGVYQIIDGNLSMGGLIACYMLSGRALSPLASLSGLLTRYQQAKVTMTSVDQMMELPQERNFEERPMSRRTLQGAIECRGLNFTYPNQQNAALKNINLVIKPGEKIGIIGRSGSGKSSLAKLIVGLYQPDSGALLVDGVDVRQIDVSELRHNIGYVAQDIQLLAGTLRDNLVSGARYVEDEMVLQAAELAGVHEFARLHPQGYELQVGERGQNLSGGQRQNVALARALLLNPPILLLDEPTSAMDNTGEERLKQRLQAVVQNKTVVLVTHRASLLSLVDRLLVVDRGQILADGPKAVVMEALKKGQISVA, encoded by the coding sequence GTGGAATCCGAAGTCAGTCGAGTTCATCTCAGTCATGATCCACGCACGCTGCACGACGACCCGTTATTGGACGGGTTGTTGGCGCTTTGTGCCTTGCATCAAAAACCGGCCAGCGCGGCCATGCTCACCACCGGCCTGCCGCTGCCCTCGCAGCGCCTGAGTGCCGAGCTGCTGCCGCGTGCAGCCGCGCGTGCCGGCCTGCAAGGGCGGGTGCTGCAACGCAAGCTGGAACAGATTCCGACCATCGCACTGCCGGCGCTCCTGTTGCTCAAGGACGGTCGCAGTACGGTGCTGGTGGGTTGGCAAGGCGAAGACGAAGCCCGCATTCTGCTCAGCGAAAGCGACGGCGGTGAGGTGCTGATCAAGCGCGAGCTGTTGGTCGACGATTACATCGGCAAAGTCTTCTTCGCCCAGCCGCAGCACAAATTCGACGTCAACCACGGCACGCTGATCCCGCGAGCGCGTTCGTGGTTTCGCGACACCCTCAAGCGTTCGCGCTGGCTCTACACAGACGCCATCGCCGCCAGCTTCCTGATCAACATCATCGCCATGGCGGCGCCGCTGTTTGTGATGAACGTCTACGATCGAGTAGTGCCCAACCAGGCCACATCTACCTTGTGGGTGCTGGCCGTGGGCATCGGCGGCGCGTACCTGTTCGACCTGGTGCTCAAGAGCCTGCGCAGCCTGTGCCTGGACCTGGCCGGCAAAAAGACTGACCTGATCATTTCGGCCACGCTGTTCGAGCGCATTGTCGGCATGTCCATGAAGTACCGCCCTGCACGGGTCGGCAGCTTTGCGCAGAACATCCATGAGTTTCAAAGCCTGCGCGATTTTCTCGCGTCGCTGACCCTCACCAGCCTGATCGACCTGCCGTTCACCCTGCTGATTTTCCTGGTGATCGCCATCCTCGGCGGCCACCTGGTGTGGATTCCGGTGCTGGCTTTCCCGATTGCCCTGGGCATCGGCTACGCCCTGCAAAAACCGTTGGTAGCGACCATGGAGCGGACCATGGCCCTGGCTGCCGAGCGCCAGTCGAGCCTGATCGAAACCCTCGCAGGTTTGGATGCGGTCAAGGTCAACAACGCCGAGAGCGAGCGTCAGTACGGCTGGGAACAAACCATCGGCACCCTCAGCCGGCTTGAGCTGCGCGTGAAGTTGCTGTCGGGCCTGTCGATGAACATGACCCTGCTGATCCAGCAACTGGCCGGCGTAATCATGATCGTGTTCGGTGTGTACCAGATCATCGACGGCAACCTCAGCATGGGCGGCCTGATTGCCTGCTACATGCTCAGTGGCCGTGCGCTGAGCCCGCTGGCCTCGCTGTCGGGCCTGCTGACCCGCTACCAGCAAGCCAAGGTCACCATGACCTCGGTGGACCAGATGATGGAGCTGCCCCAGGAGCGCAATTTCGAAGAACGCCCGATGAGCCGTCGCACCCTGCAAGGTGCCATCGAGTGCCGTGGCCTGAACTTCACCTACCCGAACCAACAGAACGCCGCGCTGAAAAACATCAACCTGGTGATCAAGCCGGGCGAAAAAATCGGCATCATCGGCCGCAGCGGCTCGGGCAAAAGCTCCCTGGCCAAACTGATCGTCGGCCTTTACCAGCCCGACTCCGGCGCCTTGCTGGTGGACGGCGTGGACGTACGCCAGATCGACGTGAGCGAGTTGCGCCACAACATCGGCTACGTCGCCCAAGACATCCAGCTACTGGCCGGCACCCTGCGCGACAACCTGGTCTCGGGTGCGCGTTATGTCGAAGACGAAATGGTCCTGCAAGCCGCCGAACTCGCCGGCGTGCACGAATTCGCGCGCCTGCACCCGCAAGGCTATGAACTGCAAGTTGGCGAGCGTGGGCAGAACCTGTCCGGCGGCCAGCGCCAGAACGTCGCCCTGGCCCGTGCGCTGTTGCTCAACCCGCCCATCCTGCTGTTGGACGAACCCACCAGCGCCATGGACAACACCGGTGAAGAACGCTTGAAACAACGCCTGCAAGCCGTGGTGCAAAACAAGACCGTGGTGCTGGTCACGCACCGTGCCTCACTGCTCTCGCTGGTGGACCGCCTGCTGGTGGTCGACCGTGGGCAGATCCTCGCGGACGGCCCGAAAGCCGTGGTTATGGAAGCGTTGAAAAAGGGGCAGATCAGTGTTGCTTAA